In Anseongella ginsenosidimutans, one genomic interval encodes:
- a CDS encoding HlyD family secretion protein, with translation MKKETTNQPTSTEIHSDDIADIIGTPPSSLVRWGITWVFVVLVAIVALTAFIRYPDLVRAPVRINATNAPKAVIARMTGNLVNILVTEKDTVSQGQPLGWMESTADHRQVLALLDLLHGLRDSLLQEMDAAHAVIEAPTSLRLGELQGSYQAFYQSYLNYRSAVGTGIYLKRRAYLLEDLRNIGLQRAQLEQQRDLQQREYALAEQEFERYKVLAEKEVISPSEYQKQRTVLLAKQHPLEQTETSLLANDASRTAKVKELADLDNQIAEEKSKFMQALNSLVSEMQQWKVQHVLSAPQRGMVVYAGIIQPHQHVEAGQEVFYVNPGSSDFFGEVNVPQYNMGKVKVGQEVLLKLDSYPFQEYGVLHGEVGQLNRVPYHDSVFLSRVDIQSEPDEGAIRLTTGMVGTAEIITEDASLLQRLMRNVRLVMERGN, from the coding sequence ATGAAAAAGGAGACCACCAACCAACCAACCAGCACGGAAATACATAGCGATGATATCGCCGATATCATCGGCACCCCACCCAGCTCGCTGGTCCGCTGGGGCATCACGTGGGTGTTTGTAGTGCTGGTGGCCATTGTGGCACTGACGGCTTTCATCCGGTACCCGGACCTTGTGCGGGCACCGGTACGCATCAATGCGACAAATGCACCCAAGGCGGTCATTGCAAGGATGACGGGCAACTTGGTGAACATCTTGGTTACCGAAAAGGATACGGTATCCCAAGGTCAGCCACTGGGGTGGATGGAGAGTACGGCGGATCACCGGCAGGTGCTGGCTTTGCTGGACCTGCTCCATGGGTTGCGCGATAGCTTGCTGCAGGAAATGGATGCTGCACATGCGGTGATAGAAGCACCTACAAGCTTGCGGTTGGGAGAGCTGCAAGGCAGTTATCAGGCATTCTACCAGTCGTATCTCAACTACCGATCGGCTGTAGGTACCGGCATCTACCTAAAACGGCGAGCGTACCTGTTAGAGGATTTGCGGAACATCGGGCTGCAACGGGCACAACTGGAACAGCAGAGAGACTTGCAGCAACGAGAATACGCGTTGGCTGAGCAGGAGTTTGAACGGTATAAGGTACTGGCGGAAAAAGAAGTGATCTCGCCATCGGAATATCAGAAGCAGCGGACCGTACTATTGGCCAAACAACACCCGTTAGAGCAAACGGAAACGTCGCTATTGGCCAATGACGCCTCGCGCACGGCCAAAGTGAAAGAACTAGCCGACTTGGACAATCAAATCGCGGAGGAAAAATCGAAGTTCATGCAGGCATTGAACAGTTTGGTTAGTGAGATGCAACAGTGGAAGGTACAGCACGTGCTGAGTGCACCGCAGAGGGGCATGGTGGTGTATGCGGGCATCATCCAGCCACATCAGCATGTAGAAGCGGGGCAGGAGGTCTTTTATGTGAACCCGGGCAGCTCGGATTTCTTTGGGGAGGTGAATGTGCCGCAGTACAACATGGGCAAGGTGAAGGTGGGACAGGAGGTGCTTCTCAAACTTGACAGCTACCCGTTTCAAGAATATGGGGTACTCCATGGAGAGGTAGGGCAGTTGAACCGGGTACCTTACCACGACAGCGTGTTCCTCTCTCGAGTGGATATCCAGTCGGAACCAGACGAAGGGGCTATCCGGCTTACTACGGGGATGGTGGGCACGGCGGAGATTATTACTGAGGATGCTTCACTGCTGCAACGACTGATGCGGAACGTCCGACTGGTGATGGAGCGAGGGAATTAA
- a CDS encoding peptidase domain-containing ABC transporter, translating to MTPFPHYRQQDQMDCGATCLRMVCKHYGRNRDIYLLRQLCQVTRGGVNLLGISEAADKLGFRTQGVKLALEQLPEITLPCILHWRQNHFVVLYRIKRGVFHIADPASGKRKLSEKEFADNWFAHKELHSGISLLLAPTPQFYETEEEGKEKGLRWGTVLRYFYTYRKLFMQLVLGLLIGTILQLITPFLTQSVVDIGISTRNLNFIHLILIAQLALFLGQTGVNFIRSWISLHISTRVNISVLTDMLIKLMKLPMAFFETKTTGDIMQRMADQQRIESFLTGSTLSTLFSFVNLIVFGFVLAFYHGGIFLIFMGATVVYTGWILLFLKRRRELDHQRFAIGSDNQTNIVEMITAMPEIKLNNSEHQKRWIWEGIQARLFRFKVKALALGQYQQAGSMAINQLKNILITFLSAKAVIEGHLTLGGMVAIQYIVGMVNSPIQQLLGFIQSYQDAKISLERINEIYREEDEEPADHDWLRELPANKGLTLQGVTFRYPGAGNEPVLRDISLSLPEGKTTAIVGMSGSGKTTVLKLILRFFKPEGGIVRVGGTELSRIGFATWRGSCGAVMQDGFIFADTIENNIAVGDEYPDREKVEKAIRMANLEDFITEQPFGLKTKIGTGGKGISQGQRQRLLIARAVYKDPRYILFDEATNALDANNERVIIDNLKEFMEGRTAVIVAHRLSTVSHADNIVVLDKGKVLEQGTHQELVAKRGEYYKLVKNQLELGQ from the coding sequence TTGACACCCTTCCCCCACTATCGCCAACAGGACCAGATGGACTGCGGAGCCACCTGCCTGCGGATGGTGTGCAAGCACTACGGCCGCAACAGGGACATCTACCTGCTGCGACAATTATGCCAGGTGACCCGCGGTGGGGTGAACCTACTGGGCATCAGCGAGGCCGCCGATAAGCTAGGCTTCCGCACTCAGGGGGTGAAGCTGGCACTGGAGCAGCTTCCCGAGATCACGTTGCCCTGCATCCTGCACTGGAGACAAAATCACTTTGTGGTTCTGTATAGGATCAAAAGAGGGGTGTTTCATATCGCTGACCCGGCGTCAGGGAAACGCAAACTAAGCGAAAAGGAATTCGCGGACAACTGGTTTGCACATAAGGAACTCCATAGCGGTATCTCCCTCTTGTTGGCCCCAACCCCGCAGTTCTACGAAACCGAAGAGGAGGGAAAAGAAAAGGGCCTGCGCTGGGGCACTGTGCTGCGTTACTTTTATACCTACCGTAAACTATTCATGCAGCTGGTACTGGGTCTGCTGATAGGCACTATTCTTCAGCTAATCACGCCGTTCCTCACCCAATCGGTGGTAGATATTGGCATCAGTACGCGCAACCTGAATTTTATTCACCTCATCCTCATTGCCCAGCTGGCGTTGTTCTTAGGACAAACGGGCGTAAATTTTATTCGCTCCTGGATATCGCTGCACATCAGTACGCGGGTGAACATTTCGGTACTTACCGATATGCTCATCAAGCTGATGAAGCTGCCAATGGCGTTCTTTGAGACTAAGACAACGGGTGACATTATGCAGCGCATGGCCGATCAGCAGCGCATAGAAAGCTTTCTTACCGGGTCCACCTTAAGTACACTGTTCTCTTTCGTGAACCTGATCGTGTTTGGTTTCGTGTTGGCGTTCTACCATGGCGGTATCTTTCTTATTTTCATGGGGGCTACCGTAGTGTACACCGGGTGGATTCTACTGTTTCTGAAACGACGTAGGGAACTCGACCACCAGCGGTTTGCCATCGGCTCAGACAACCAGACTAACATCGTGGAGATGATTACTGCTATGCCGGAGATTAAGCTGAACAACAGCGAGCATCAGAAGCGGTGGATATGGGAAGGTATCCAAGCGCGGCTATTTCGTTTTAAGGTAAAGGCGCTGGCGCTGGGTCAGTACCAGCAGGCGGGCTCTATGGCGATAAACCAATTGAAGAACATCCTGATCACTTTTCTGAGTGCCAAGGCTGTGATTGAAGGCCACTTAACCCTGGGTGGTATGGTGGCCATCCAGTATATCGTAGGGATGGTGAACAGCCCTATCCAGCAACTGCTGGGCTTCATACAGTCGTATCAGGATGCTAAGATTAGCCTCGAACGTATTAATGAGATTTACAGGGAGGAGGACGAGGAGCCGGCTGACCACGACTGGCTGCGGGAACTACCGGCAAACAAGGGCCTTACATTACAAGGGGTCACCTTCCGTTATCCGGGCGCGGGTAATGAGCCGGTGCTGAGGGATATCAGTCTGTCATTACCGGAGGGAAAAACCACTGCCATTGTGGGTATGAGCGGTAGTGGGAAAACGACCGTACTGAAACTAATCCTGCGTTTTTTTAAACCGGAAGGGGGCATCGTCCGTGTTGGAGGCACCGAACTGAGCCGGATTGGGTTTGCGACCTGGCGGGGAAGCTGTGGGGCGGTAATGCAGGATGGGTTTATTTTTGCCGATACAATTGAGAACAACATTGCTGTAGGGGACGAATACCCCGACAGGGAAAAAGTGGAAAAGGCGATCCGGATGGCTAACCTGGAAGACTTCATCACAGAACAACCCTTTGGCCTGAAGACGAAGATCGGAACGGGCGGTAAGGGCATTAGTCAGGGGCAGCGACAGCGGTTACTGATCGCACGAGCGGTGTATAAAGACCCTCGCTACATTCTGTTTGACGAGGCGACCAATGCACTGGATGCGAATAATGAACGGGTAATCATCGACAACCTGAAGGAATTTATGGAAGGCCGTACGGCGGTGATCGTGGCCCACCGGCTCAGTACAGTAAGCCATGCAGACAACATCGTGGTGTTGGACAAAGGTAAAGTGTTGGAACAGGGTACCCATCAAGAACTGGTCGCAAAACGGGGCGAGTATTATAAACTGGTGAAAAACCAGTTGGAATTGGGACAATAG
- a CDS encoding sulfotransferase family 2 domain-containing protein: MKVPNEKVFPFSGNCFCLIPNADLTFVVISKNAGTFLKKVVVYNESQEQEWVEGFWAIHDKIGYSQESPYLIPFEEMDSYEREQGEFTKFTVWRDPVGRVISTYRLSCLERKFRKYFYTLGLYENIDFGRFIQFPEFELGKEYLLHQDEHFRRQVDYYHPDQVDYIVPIGELNRFLNEHEVPFGNEISNKTEAPFTLENE, from the coding sequence ATGAAAGTCCCTAATGAAAAAGTATTTCCATTTTCTGGGAACTGTTTCTGCCTAATTCCAAACGCCGATTTAACGTTTGTAGTCATCTCCAAGAACGCGGGGACATTCCTGAAAAAAGTAGTCGTCTACAATGAATCTCAGGAGCAAGAATGGGTTGAGGGTTTCTGGGCTATCCATGATAAGATCGGTTATTCGCAAGAGTCACCATATCTCATCCCGTTTGAAGAGATGGACTCATATGAACGTGAACAAGGGGAGTTCACGAAGTTCACGGTGTGGCGTGATCCAGTGGGTCGTGTGATTTCTACATATAGACTATCCTGCCTTGAGCGGAAGTTCCGAAAATATTTCTATACATTGGGATTATACGAAAACATAGACTTCGGCCGCTTCATTCAGTTCCCGGAATTCGAGTTGGGTAAGGAGTACCTGTTGCACCAGGATGAACACTTCCGTAGGCAAGTGGACTATTATCACCCCGACCAGGTGGATTACATCGTACCTATCGGCGAACTGAATAGGTTCCTTAATGAACATGAGGTACCATTTGGCAACGAGATATCGAATAAAACCGAGGCCCCGTTTACGCTGGAGAATGAATAA
- a CDS encoding glycosyl transferase, translating to MGKKTQSYSDVCVPVYVINLPEHKDRITHIRGQFEGREEFDVEFIEAHRHEIGVINLWESIKKVIRTAMERNDDVIVICKDDHEFTPHYSRTSLFRQIIGAAEQGANIMLGGINHFGQAIPVAEGRFWIDQFQSTQFIVAYRIFFQRILDEPFTEGEVADVKFSEMTSHKMIIHPFISAQKDFGYSDLPVQGLKMTKHKDLFCRSEERLTKILAIADRYGTGNIQ from the coding sequence ATGGGCAAAAAAACACAATCTTACAGCGACGTTTGCGTACCCGTGTATGTAATCAACCTGCCGGAGCATAAAGATCGGATTACCCACATCCGGGGACAATTCGAAGGTAGGGAGGAGTTTGACGTCGAGTTTATCGAAGCCCATCGGCATGAGATAGGCGTGATTAACCTTTGGGAAAGTATTAAAAAAGTAATCCGGACAGCCATGGAACGCAATGACGATGTGATTGTCATTTGCAAAGACGACCATGAGTTCACGCCACATTATTCAAGAACAAGCTTGTTTCGTCAAATCATTGGTGCCGCGGAGCAGGGTGCTAATATAATGCTGGGCGGGATCAACCACTTCGGGCAAGCTATCCCGGTTGCTGAAGGGCGGTTTTGGATCGACCAATTTCAATCTACGCAATTTATTGTGGCCTACCGCATTTTTTTTCAGCGGATATTGGACGAGCCATTCACTGAAGGTGAAGTCGCCGACGTCAAGTTCTCGGAGATGACCAGCCATAAGATGATTATCCACCCATTCATTTCTGCCCAAAAAGATTTCGGGTATTCGGACCTTCCGGTGCAGGGATTGAAAATGACCAAACACAAGGATCTGTTCTGCCGGAGTGAAGAGCGGCTAACCAAGATTCTGGCCATCGCGGATAGATACGGAACAGGAAACATACAATAG
- a CDS encoding glycosyl transferase produces MGKINTYAINLARRTDRKASLISEFKGRNEFQLTVVPAIAHKVGAIGLWQTICQIIQKVCNDDIDNILICEDDHVFTEAYTSNRLIRAINQSRKYDADILLGGVSWFDQVLQVDKNLFWVDRFTGTQFMLIYRKFYEKILEADLGKGGQTGRFLPSRTGFL; encoded by the coding sequence ATGGGTAAAATAAATACTTATGCCATCAATCTAGCGAGGCGAACAGATCGTAAAGCGAGCTTGATTTCAGAATTTAAGGGAAGGAACGAATTTCAATTGACCGTCGTTCCAGCTATTGCTCATAAGGTAGGAGCTATTGGCTTGTGGCAAACTATATGCCAAATCATACAGAAAGTCTGCAATGATGATATCGATAATATTCTTATCTGCGAAGACGATCATGTTTTCACAGAAGCCTATACGTCCAATAGACTGATCAGAGCCATAAATCAATCCAGAAAATACGATGCCGATATATTGTTGGGAGGAGTGAGCTGGTTCGACCAAGTACTACAGGTTGACAAGAACTTATTTTGGGTGGATCGATTCACTGGTACGCAATTCATGCTGATATACCGGAAATTTTATGAAAAAATATTGGAAGCGGATTTAGGGAAGGGGGGGCAGACCGGAAGATTTCTTCCCTCACGGACGGGATTTTTGTGA
- a CDS encoding TlpA family protein disulfide reductase has product MKSAVLASLLGVAGFYSWAGSSPVVWQSQVTISGQVSAEVIPEAVYYVLNGENSLHKAKIDADGGFSFKCYTALPPGGGNALSSVRLYCFNDPGEIAPRLKTDIPPSVKYINVLLDTTAINIDIDLETGAMLVNGGYENHVKSAFDEINTRFKNELLNFKDDLDSIQLKKYGEELMLIAKHPGSVYAFQKIFTFFRESALPVKDDVLRVISGLDPAVLGEEKIKDLLAGYETFYFNNIPRPGIFPALGDAQLLMAGIGMNYEQLRNSCDYLLIELWATWCGPCIRDHPKLRELAQQHGTNKKFSIVGLAIMCGEESWNNYMELHGSAYPNFWIDWSQYAHRFKDIDVGGVPRYFIVRTRDNRIMEQSILLERIKEKIGNYL; this is encoded by the coding sequence ATGAAAAGTGCAGTGTTAGCAAGTCTTCTAGGGGTAGCTGGTTTTTATAGTTGGGCTGGCAGTTCCCCTGTTGTCTGGCAAAGTCAGGTTACGATTTCCGGGCAGGTATCGGCTGAGGTAATTCCAGAAGCTGTTTATTATGTATTAAACGGTGAGAACAGCTTGCATAAAGCCAAAATTGATGCCGATGGCGGCTTTTCATTCAAATGCTATACGGCACTGCCACCCGGTGGAGGTAATGCATTAAGTTCGGTTCGTCTTTATTGTTTCAATGATCCCGGCGAAATTGCTCCTCGCCTTAAAACAGATATTCCCCCATCGGTGAAGTATATTAACGTTCTTTTAGATACCACAGCCATCAATATTGATATCGATCTGGAAACAGGGGCTATGCTTGTAAATGGCGGGTACGAAAACCATGTGAAATCCGCATTCGACGAGATTAACACCCGATTTAAAAACGAGTTGCTCAATTTCAAAGACGATCTGGATTCGATCCAGCTGAAAAAATACGGAGAAGAGCTCATGTTGATAGCTAAACATCCCGGTTCGGTTTATGCCTTTCAAAAGATTTTCACATTCTTTCGAGAGTCGGCACTCCCGGTGAAAGATGATGTGTTGAGGGTTATTTCGGGACTCGATCCAGCGGTACTTGGAGAGGAAAAAATTAAAGATTTGCTGGCGGGGTACGAAACTTTTTATTTCAACAATATTCCGCGCCCTGGTATTTTTCCCGCTCTTGGCGATGCGCAGCTTTTAATGGCCGGTATCGGGATGAATTATGAACAGCTGCGAAACAGCTGCGATTATCTGCTGATAGAGTTGTGGGCTACCTGGTGCGGTCCTTGCATTCGGGATCATCCAAAACTCCGGGAGCTGGCGCAGCAACATGGCACAAACAAAAAATTCTCAATCGTCGGCCTTGCTATAATGTGTGGGGAGGAATCCTGGAATAACTATATGGAACTCCACGGTTCGGCATATCCTAATTTCTGGATAGATTGGTCGCAGTACGCTCATCGGTTTAAGGACATCGATGTAGGGGGAGTCCCGCGCTATTTCATAGTCCGTACCAGAGATAATCGCATCATGGAGCAATCGATACTGCTCGAACGTATAAAGGAAAAGATAGGTAATTATTTGTAA
- a CDS encoding DUF4369 domain-containing protein, giving the protein MRNFLILCTLTALVTTAAAQECHYVIEGIIDNAADTTVKGPLRDGDKVFLKFYGKERVDTTTIANGKFRFEGTVPFPYQATVTYQYGGVAVHLDNSRYICKFALKVREKGLYTYDPKIITDSEYHNWDSFIHGKLLQLEGMKKELGSLPETEGSMDIESQDVDAINQAIRALFDEVITTPNKIAEKTWILVSDPFFSYAKYIDFYDQLPKEVKESTIGERFYNKLQRTKE; this is encoded by the coding sequence ATGAGAAACTTTTTAATTCTTTGCACACTAACAGCATTGGTAACCACCGCGGCTGCACAGGAATGTCACTATGTTATTGAAGGGATTATTGATAATGCTGCAGACACCACCGTAAAAGGTCCGCTTAGGGATGGGGACAAGGTATTTTTAAAATTCTATGGTAAGGAGAGAGTGGATACCACTACCATTGCTAACGGAAAATTCAGGTTCGAAGGTACTGTTCCGTTTCCATATCAAGCAACTGTCACCTATCAGTATGGCGGCGTAGCGGTGCATCTGGACAATAGCCGGTATATATGCAAATTTGCTTTGAAGGTTCGGGAGAAAGGTTTGTATACGTATGATCCCAAGATTATTACAGATTCGGAATATCATAATTGGGATTCGTTTATACACGGGAAATTACTTCAATTGGAAGGCATGAAGAAAGAACTTGGGAGTTTGCCGGAAACAGAAGGATCAATGGATATCGAAAGTCAGGACGTCGACGCGATAAACCAGGCAATCAGGGCGCTATTTGATGAGGTTATAACGACACCCAACAAGATAGCCGAGAAAACATGGATTTTGGTTTCTGATCCGTTCTTCTCTTATGCGAAATACATCGATTTCTATGATCAGCTTCCAAAGGAGGTCAAGGAAAGCACCATTGGGGAAAGATTCTACAATAAATTGCAAAGAACCAAAGAGTGA